A stretch of DNA from Danio rerio strain Tuebingen ecotype United States chromosome 10, GRCz12tu, whole genome shotgun sequence:
atcaaatgtAGCGATTATAATCCAACTGATTTTAACGGACGCACTTTTTTGTGAGAAGCGGAACTAAAGGTTCAGTTTGTAAGTTACACCCGGACGGAATTGTGTGTGACAGTAGCGTGGTTGTGTTTTCATTAAACTAGAAACTACAGAATCAATCGTTTCCACTGAAATGGCTGCTAAAAGCCAAATATGCTCAATATGGTTGGGCTCAGAAACCGGAATATTAAAAGGTAAGTTGTTTTCGTCTCTTTGTCGACACGTTGTCCACTTCACCACACTGTTTAGTTTGGCACATGTGAGTTGGCGCAACAGACAGGCATTTAAATTTTTAGGGCCATGAATTTAATCTGTATTTCACCTTAAGGGGTGAGTCTTCGCAAAAAGCAGGCGTTTAACTTCTGTGAGATGAGCTGTTTGAGTCGGGATCAGGAGGTCTGTGTGATGGCATGGGGAGACCCTTACGAATCAGAGGTGAGAAGCAGAAATACTGGACAAACACACTTCAAAATGACCATTTAGTGACTGACCGACGTTGTTAATCTCTGTTTGTGTTTTCAGTTGTTGCTGGGCAGTGTGAACGGCACTGTGAAGACTTTCAGCACAGATAAGGGCATCTTCACAGCCACTAAAGAGTGTGGAGATCCTTCACAGGGTAAATTCACAGGACTGGCCGTCACTGACAGGTAGTtgataatataatatcatgttaTGCTCTGCTCTTTAGGGGCTGATCATTTGATGAATGGATTGTTGGTTTGCATTGATGTactgtagaagttatacattattTTTCTCTTCTGCTTTTCCAGTTCCATGATAACATGTGTGGAGTCAGGACTGCTGAAAGTGTGGAAGGAAGGCAGTACAGATACTGTAAGTTAGAGAATTCTGTCCACCTACAACTTTTCTTAAGCACGTTTATTctaaatatgatttatttgctATTCATAAGAATTACTATGTGGTTCAAAGTCAAGATATGCCCTTTTGGCTGTCCCCATACAAAAAtattgtgtataaataaatacagaaagcaCATTTAGTTCAAAAAGGGAAAAATTACCTTaatctttcaaaaatattttgttaagaaATAAATATGCGTTAAATAATGTTCCCTTTTTCATGTAAAAATATAACCACATACTTTAATGAACACATTAAATCAAACAGGAAAAGTTTGCCATGCTAggttttattgtataaaatttgtcaaaaatattttgctaatgtCAATGAAGTGGGGATATTATAAACAAGACATGTAcaaaaaaatgctgtatttatcgatgcatttttatttacaagAACTTGCTTTATTTGTCTTTTACACTGAAAATTTGGATAagatagactttaaaaaaaaaagttatttagtactgtaaagcaggggttcccaaacttttcagctcatgacccccaaaataacaattccagcgACTTATGACCCCCACTATTCACGAAGGTGGTTATAAACACAAATATTGCACACAACGGTGCACACACACTAGTACAAACtatataaacacaacacaacaaagtgcaacagtctaacaaccatataattttttatagtcattcctttgtttaatttaacattaacCTCAATTAATGAGAATGGTAAGCACAAAGTTTAGATTATTCTTAGTTTCATTTTTGGAGACCGCCACTTGGAGAAATTCAGTCAaggcctttatttttaatatatgtgacTGCCACAAAGGTGGCAAGGTTAAACATTGTGCCGTAAAATCGATCTGTCGCAACTAGCACCATTGCTGTGTCATTATTCTtgtgcaggggtggccaaactttttcctataaaggaccaaaaaccaaacttgatagaGGGCTGTGGGTCGAATATggtcaatcattcatttatttttattttttggcttagtccctttcttaatcaagggtcgccacagcggaatgaactaccaaatgttccagcatacgttttacataAATAACTAATACTAAAATATGCTAATTCTAATTGTTTATTAACACCTGACATTTTTGGAAATTACCAAGAGACCCCTGGgggtcccaacccccactttgaAAACCACTACTGTAAAGTAacaaaaaacttaatatattGTCCTCCAATCGACTATCaattttaacagtttttaacagTTAAATTTTAACAGCCATTTAACAGTtaaaatagtttgctctgatctgtatcctaaataatattaataattaaaataataaataaggtcAGTATACTTATGACCACCGTGAAtgcatttttgcttttttaaacctGCTATGAAGCAACtgttattgtgaaaagtgctttacaaataaacttgaatttaatttgaaataCCGTTTTAATTGTTGATtaggtttaaataatttataatgatCTGGTCAATTTTGTTATTATGTTATATAGGTGTGTATCAgcttgtaatgtaattaaatcaGATTCTCAAGCACCCTCATCCATCTGTGTTCTTAGGTGGAAGTAAATGTTGGAAAGGACATTTGCAAAATGCGACAGAACCAGTCACAGCGCCATCATGTGGCTACAGGGGGTAAAGAGAACCCACTGAAAGTCTGGGACCTGGAGAAACCAGATAAACCAATATTCACAGCCAAAAATGTAAGGCTAAAGTCTGTAGCCTTTTCAAGCCCCAGTAGTTTTGATTAATTCTACAAGCTGTTCcttttttcatgaatccaccaggtAGCCCATGACTGGTTGGATATGCGAGTACCTGTGTGGGTCAGAGACATCAGCTTTATCGCAGATTCAGATAAAATAGTCACATGCACTGGACATCATAAGGTTTGTCAAATAATTACTTTAATCTTTTTAGATTTGTGAATGCATGTTTGTCTATAGTTGTTTCTTATCCTGTATCTACACTAGACAAAGTTTGGAAATGAACAGGGGCTTGTCACAAAATTCTAACCACTACCGGAGCATTCTATCAGAAACATTTCTGTTATGAATACAGTGACCAATCAGAGATTTTAAGTTTggaaagtactttttttttatgtgcactcTTTAAGATTCCCTCACAAAGAGTAATAAATATAAGAGATCACGTTTACAGTTTAGGTGATTATTAGGGTTGGCTACAGTAAAGTGTCGTTTTACTTTCATTCgggacaaactgaggtattgaatgcgagtatgaagtaaggactggtagaagagtaatttttttattttattttgaatttgataccacacagcgaatgaaaaaaaaaattcacatttctgtgtctgtggtcctttactgactagATAGGtgtagagaatagtgtcaaacaggtgtgtgtgtgtggaatatcCTGTTGCCAAATGCGGCAGAAAGTCCTgtatgacagtaatagtttgattgcagtgtttacgtGTCTGAACTGCACTTCAAGAATGCCATTAAAAGAAGCCTACTCCACATGTcctaatttaatttctgttaagGTCTGTTCTGGCCCAATACCCCATAAGtgtttctgttctctcatcagttaggaatagaataacttttgcGTAGATTATGAtcgagacatttttctttttcctatGATTATTTGACATGTGCAGAAACCAACAAAATTAGTTACAGCAACCTCGaccacacagaaaaaaaagaaagtgcctctttttttaaGAAGGGGTTTATTTGAACTcagacaacatatacaattatttgaatcactttcaatagttttttaatgaaaattcaaaggttttttttctaattattttttaaagaaaattgatTTGAGTAAAATTGTTTTGACAACAGTCATCTGTTTTCAAAAGCGCAAAAGAAAACCTTCCCATTTTTATTGCAATGTTGTTGCACAAACACACTACATTTTGCATGCTACGTTGTGCCACAAAATTCAGGCAAAacactgttaaaaatcatttaattattattaaaattactagtttacaaaaatatattttgtacattttgttaGGTATTTTATTACTGCTTTAGTTTTGAAAGAAAAGAAGTCCCCTGCATGAAAACTGTGGGTTGGAGAAATGACTTCAATCTTACATTTGGAGCGAATTAGGTACTGTTTGAAAAGAAAACTTGAgcaatttaaaatgataccaaacttttgcattcacaccCCTGCATGTGGATTTAGAAAGCTTTTGATTTTGGGTaagcaaaatccaggcggaaagcTCAAATAGCACTTGACTGTATTGTTAATCATAGATTAGAATATAATTTGaacaattatatttttcaattaaaatgattaaaaacaaattgTCAAATAAGTTTTTCTAGAGTCAGCCACTATTATTTTGTGGCTCAAATTTATCGGTTTAGGCATATTTTTGGCTCTGGTACCTATTTGAAATGATCAATTTAGCACTGGTATCAAAATAACCCCaaatgatacccaaccctagtgaTTGTAGGGAATTTTTTTGCATAACCTGCTTTAGACTAACATCAAGGACTGAtaacttttgtctgttttttttcaaACAGAGAGCATTATTATTCATCTTTATTACAGTATCAAGATCAATAATCAACAATAAAGATTTCATTTTTCTCATCATATTGCAGCCTTGGCTTGTAATGACTTCCTTAAATGTTATGTAGTTATCTTGGTATTATCTGCTATGAACAGTTGTGTTGCTGTAAGCGATAGTTTACTCCAAAACAAAAATTGtaaccatttactcaccctttaaatatttcaaactggtttaagtttctttcttctgaaaaatgttggaaa
This window harbors:
- the wdr74 gene encoding WD repeat-containing protein 74 (The RefSeq protein has 1 substitution compared to this genomic sequence) codes for the protein MAAKSQICSIWLGSETGILKGVSLRKKQAFNFCEMSCLSRDQEVCVMAWGDPYESELLLGSVNGTVKTFSTDKGIFTATKECGDPSQGKFTGLAVTDSSMITCVESGLLKVWKEGSTDTVEVNVGKDICKMRQNQSQRHHVATGGKENPLKVWDLEKPDKPIFTAKNVAHDWLEMRVPVWVRDISFIADSDKIVTCTGHHKVRVYDPSTPQRRPVLEADFGEYPLTALSLPASQDAVVVGNTHGELAILDLRKGLVRGCFKGLAGAVRGLQCHPSLPLVASCGLDRFLRVHSLEDRSLQHKVYLKSRLNCVLLSSRDLESSSDSGDVEEVKAEEEDEVWDNMETVTEKTKKRAAEKDEAAVTGADGKKKRKQVNK